One window of the Sphaerochaeta associata genome contains the following:
- the yqeK gene encoding bis(5'-nucleosyl)-tetraphosphatase (symmetrical) YqeK: MYKSIDCTALEFELKESLSEKRYRHSLAVAQSCLRLNERYSLHLDATELYAAALMHDMAREWGREQLVDYALANNLDLMSEERECPTLLHAPVAASLLAGRGFSDQVCTAVRYHTLGSIHMGTMGLLVYISDYLEPNRTHLCEQDRQRLLEHPTAEKLCLAILEQERAYLVAKAKQISASGEELYRFLCSGGTF, encoded by the coding sequence ATGTACAAGAGCATCGACTGTACCGCTCTTGAGTTCGAACTGAAAGAGAGCCTGAGCGAAAAGCGCTACCGCCACAGTCTGGCGGTAGCGCAATCCTGCTTGAGGCTCAACGAACGATACTCCCTCCATCTGGATGCAACAGAGTTGTATGCTGCTGCGCTCATGCATGACATGGCACGTGAGTGGGGCAGGGAGCAGTTGGTTGACTACGCTTTGGCGAACAACCTTGATCTCATGAGCGAGGAGCGTGAGTGCCCGACGCTGCTGCATGCACCGGTGGCGGCATCGCTGCTTGCCGGTCGTGGTTTTTCGGATCAGGTGTGCACTGCCGTGCGGTACCACACCCTGGGAAGCATCCACATGGGAACCATGGGTCTTTTAGTCTATATTTCCGATTATCTGGAACCGAACAGAACGCACCTGTGCGAGCAGGACAGGCAGCGCCTTCTCGAGCATCCTACAGCGGAGAAGCTCTGTCTGGCCATTTTGGAACAGGAACGGGCCTATCTGGTTGCCAAGGCCAAGCAGATAAGCGCTAGCGGGGAGGAACTCTACCGGTTTCTCTGCAGCGGAGGAACGTTTTGA
- the nadD gene encoding nicotinate (nicotinamide) nucleotide adenylyltransferase — MAAEPTAMVGGSFDPVHLGHLHLVHTVVASTSYRRFIFVPVARNNFKQDANPADAVHRMNMLRMGFDAYASMYPDDPPLELIAEDCELKRGGISYTYDTVKYLYLHYSIKGRLAVVMGDDLVSSLHRWHAYEQLKELVTFVVIRREGSVVRLDDLCADIVYLENSLLEDSSTRIRNRCRELGESDELGDDIARLMPGEVARYVQEHRLYRS; from the coding sequence TTGGCGGCAGAACCGACTGCAATGGTAGGCGGAAGTTTCGATCCCGTGCATTTGGGACATCTGCATCTGGTGCATACGGTTGTTGCATCCACTTCCTATCGAAGGTTCATTTTCGTACCTGTTGCCCGCAACAACTTCAAGCAGGATGCCAACCCGGCTGATGCCGTACATCGCATGAATATGCTGCGCATGGGTTTTGATGCATATGCATCCATGTATCCTGACGATCCCCCGCTCGAGCTTATTGCCGAGGATTGTGAATTGAAGCGCGGCGGGATTTCCTATACCTATGACACAGTCAAATATCTTTATTTGCACTACTCCATTAAAGGCAGGCTTGCTGTGGTGATGGGAGACGATTTGGTTTCCTCGCTTCATCGATGGCATGCCTATGAGCAACTCAAGGAGCTTGTTACCTTTGTAGTCATCAGGCGCGAAGGCAGCGTAGTGCGGTTGGATGATCTTTGTGCTGATATTGTCTATCTTGAGAATTCTCTGCTGGAAGACAGTTCTACGAGGATTAGAAATCGATGCAGGGAGTTGGGGGAGAGCGACGAGCTCGGTGATGACATTGCTCGCTTGATGCCCGGGGAGGTTGCCCGTTATGTACAAGAGCATCGACTGTACCGCTCTTGA
- the obgE gene encoding GTPase ObgE, with the protein MFGFSDETYLDVASGNGGNGCVSFRREKYIPKGGPDGGDGGRGGDVVFVVKQNLRTLAHLKLVRTYRAENGKNGTGERCYGRDGVDIEIPVPPGTVIKNAETGEVIKDLTGLDRWVFLKGGRGGQGNYHFRTATRQAPRFAQPGEKGEEMRIGVELLVIADIGFVGFPNAGKSSLLNMLTNARTKVAGYPFTTKIPQLGMMRYGEHDIVLADIPGLIEGASEGAGMGIKFLRHISRTAGLAFLIDLSDDRYLDAYDILCKELEAYEPELLNKQQVIIGTKTDEPGTALRLEELKRKYADKEVIGLCVYLDMGVEDVRQAFIRMVTSNEDAASKALHESAQGGFSSTVDLDAYYPSENESQ; encoded by the coding sequence AGGGAGGCCCGGATGGTGGCGACGGCGGCCGTGGCGGGGATGTAGTATTTGTCGTCAAACAGAATTTAAGAACGCTCGCCCATCTGAAACTTGTCCGTACCTATCGGGCAGAGAATGGGAAAAATGGTACGGGAGAACGTTGCTATGGTCGTGACGGAGTCGACATCGAGATTCCCGTTCCTCCTGGAACGGTCATCAAGAATGCCGAAACCGGAGAGGTTATCAAGGACCTTACCGGTCTGGACCGCTGGGTTTTCCTCAAGGGAGGCCGCGGCGGGCAGGGCAACTACCACTTCCGCACGGCAACGCGACAGGCCCCCCGCTTCGCCCAACCCGGTGAAAAGGGTGAGGAGATGCGTATCGGCGTCGAACTTCTGGTAATCGCCGATATAGGTTTTGTCGGTTTTCCTAATGCAGGAAAGTCCAGTCTGCTGAACATGCTGACCAATGCACGGACCAAGGTGGCGGGTTATCCCTTCACCACCAAGATTCCGCAGTTGGGTATGATGCGCTACGGTGAGCATGACATCGTGCTTGCCGATATTCCCGGCCTCATAGAAGGGGCCAGCGAGGGAGCAGGCATGGGGATCAAGTTCCTCAGGCATATCAGCCGGACTGCAGGTCTTGCCTTCCTCATCGATCTTTCAGATGACCGGTATCTTGATGCCTATGATATACTATGCAAGGAACTTGAGGCCTATGAGCCCGAGCTGTTGAACAAGCAGCAGGTGATCATCGGAACGAAGACCGATGAACCGGGAACTGCACTGCGGCTTGAGGAATTGAAGCGCAAGTACGCTGACAAGGAAGTCATCGGACTGTGCGTCTACCTTGATATGGGCGTTGAAGATGTGAGACAGGCTTTCATCCGCATGGTTACAAGCAATGAGGATGCAGCAAGCAAGGCATTGCATGAAAGTGCCCAAGGGGGCTTTTCCAGCACAGTCGATCTTGATGCATACTATCCTTCGGAGAACGAAAGCCAGTAG